From a single Sorghum bicolor cultivar BTx623 chromosome 5, Sorghum_bicolor_NCBIv3, whole genome shotgun sequence genomic region:
- the LOC8062644 gene encoding obtusifoliol 14-alpha demethylase, whose translation MDMVNSDAVAFSIALVFIAAVITKVAWGRKTGDLAPSCNNALPRSPAVITGITSAILLLRMLRSKGLRATLEEQYTKFGSVFTISFFGMKITFLVGPEVSAHFYQGLQSEISHGKILEFTVPMFGKGIRFYVDALRPSKVRCHVAPMLQEVEEYFAKWGQQGTVDLKQELVQLLILISARCLLGKEVREKMFDEVFSAFDELTDNGLQLTSLLFPYAPTPTAQRRDRAHARIASIFTEIVRSRKSSNRVEEDVLQNLMDAKYKDGRPTTETEVTGLIISILFAAKHTSTTASTWIGARLLRHTECLDAALEEQQDIVKKHGDNIHYNTLLEMSFLHNCIKEALRMHPPIPISLRKVHKNFTVQTREGYEYEIPRGHTIASPLLINHNIPHIYKDPDVYDPHRFSHGREEDRVGGKFTYNSFGGGRHACPGEAYAYMQVKVIWSYLLRNFELKLVSSFPETDWLMIAPEPRGKVEVSYKRRMVPRNVLEN comes from the exons ATGGACATGGTAAACAGTGATGCAGTGGCATTCTCCATTGCACTTGTTTTCATCGCTGCTGTAATCACCAAGGTTGCATGGGGAAGAAAAACAGGTGATCTGGCACCATCATGCAATAATGCCCTGCCTCGCTCCCCTGCGGTTATTACTGGCATCACCTCAGCCATTCTACTTCTGCGTATGCTTCGTTCCAAGGGTTTGAGAGCCACGCTTGAGGAGCAATACACAAAGTTTGGAAGTGTGTTCACTATAAGTTTCTTCGGGATGAAAATAACGTTCCTTGTTGGGCCCGAGGTCTCGGCTCATTTTTACCAGGGATTGCAGTCTGAGATCAGTCATGGTAAAATCCTTGAGTTCACTGTCCCTATGTTTGGCAAAGGT ATTCGCTTCTATGTTGATGCACTAAGACCATCTAAGGTGAGGTGCCATGTtgctcccatgcttcaggaAGTGGAA GAATACTTTGCGAAATGGGGACAGCAAGGTACGGTTGATCTAAAGCAAGAGCTGGTCCAGTTACTCATCTTGATCTCAGCCCGTTGCCTACTTGGGAAAGAGGTTCGGGAGAAGATGTTCGACGAGGTTTTCTCTGCATTCGATGAACTTACAGATAATGGCTTGCAGCTGACCAGCTTGTTGTTTCCATATGCCCCAACACCGACGGCTCAACGCCGCGACAGGGCGCATGCTAGGATCGCAAGCATTTTCACTGAGATTGTTCGATCGCGTAAGAGCTCCAACCGAGTTGAGGAGGATGTTTTGCAAAACCTGATGGATGCCAAATACAAGGATGGCCGCCCCACGACTGAAACTGAGGTTACTGGGCTCATAATTTCCATCCTCTTTGCTGCAAAGCACACAAGCACGACAGCCAGCACATGGATAGGTGCTCGCCTTCTAAGGCACACAGAGTGCTTGGATGCTGCCCTTGAAGAGCAGCAGGACATCGTCAAGAAACATGGTGACAACATACACTACAATACCCTTCTAGAGATGAGCTTCCTACACAATTGCATCAAGGAGGCACTGCGGATGCACCCTCCAATACCAATATCTCTTCGCAAGGTGCACAAGAACTTCACCGTGCAGACCAGAGAAGGCTACGAGTATGAAATTCCAAGAGGACATACCATTGCAAGCCCTCTACTGATAAACCATAACATTCCTCATATTTACAAGGACCCTGATGTGTATGACCCACACCGGTTTagtcatggaagggaggaagataGAGTTGGTGGCAAGTTCACTTACAACTCGTTCGGTGGTGGAAGACATGCATGCCCTGGTGAAGCTTATGCCTATATGCAAGTGAAGGTGATATGGAGCTATTTGCTGaggaactttgagctcaagttgGTGTCATCATTCCCCGAGACTGATTGGCTAATGATTGCCCCAGAACCTAGAGGGAAAGTGGAGGTGAGTTACAAAAGACGGATGGTACCTAGGAACGTGTTGGAAAACTGA